In Streptomyces sp. Li-HN-5-11, the sequence GCGGCTGCAGCGCGGGATCGGCGTCCTCCAGCAGCAAGAGCCCGCCGGGACGCAGCGCCTTGATCATGGAAAGCAACGCCTTCGCCCGGTCCGGCACGTGAACCAGGACGAGCCGGGCGTGCACCAGGTCGAAGTCCTCCCCCGGCGGCTCGTCGGCGGCCACGTCGTGGACGCGTACCTCGACCGGCGGACGGCCCGCCCCGGCGACCCGTGAGGTGTCGATGTCGGTCGCGACCACCCTGCCTCCGGGACCGACCCGCTCGGCCAGCCAGGAGACCACGGAGGTGCCGCCGGCACCGACCTCCCAGCAGCGCCACCCGGGTCCGACGCCGAGTCCTTCGAGATGCCGGAACGTCGTGGGATCGAAGAGCGTGGTGAAGGCGTCGAAACGCTCTCCCGCCTCGTCCTGCCGGTTGTCGAGCAGATATCCGTCGCTGTGCGCCATGCACGGATCATCCCAGTCGCCCGCCGCAGAGGTGGCGACGACCACCGCTCCGGGCGTCCGCGACCAGCGGCTCAGAGCCCTCAACGGTCCGGACGCGAGCGGGAACGCCGGTCCGTCCACAGCAACGCCGGTCCGTCCACAGCAGGGAACCAAGCGGAATGCATCGTTTCCACAGGCTTACCCGCCGCTCACGTCCGCCTGGCAGACTGGCGCGCCAAAGCGCGGGAGCGGCGCGAGGAGTTCACGCAAGGAGAGCCAGATGTCCATGGCAGGGAATCTGCGGAAGGTCACGGGCCTCGACAAGGTCGGCGGCCTCCGCAACATGGCGCGGCTCGGCCGACGGCGCCGCCGGGTCGACCTGAGCCATCCCGCCCGGTCACCCCTGGGCTCCTCGGTGGTGAACTGCGTCACGTACCGGGACGGTGTCCGGGTCCCGGAACCCGGCACTCTGGTGGACGCCGTGACGCGGGTCCGCAAGAACCGCGCCGATTTCGTCTGGCTGGGTCTGCACGAGCCGACCGACCAGGAGTTCGCGGGCATCGCCGAGCTCTTCGACCTGCACCCGCTGGCAGTCGAGGACGCGGTGGAGGCCCACCAGCGCCCGAAGCTGGAGCGGTACGGCGAGACGCTGTTCGCGGTGTTCAAGACGGTGTGCTACGTCGAGCACGAGGAACTGACGGCGACGAGCGAGGTGGTGAACACCGGCGAGATCATGGTGTTCGTCGGCGAGGACTTCGTGATCACGGTGCGGCACGGGCGGCACGGTTCGCTCGGTCCCCTGCGCGAGGAGCTGGAGTCCCGGCCGCAGCAGCTCGCCAAGGGGCCGGCCGCGGTGCTGCACGCGATCGCGGACCATGTGGTGGACGACTACCTGTCCGTGACCGACTCGGTCCAGGCGGACATCGACCAGGTGGAGTCCGACGTGTTCTCCGAGAACGGCTCACGCACCGACCCGGGGCGGATCTACCAGCTCAAGCGGGAGCTGCTGGAACTGAAGCGCGCCGTGGTACCGCTCGGCCGCCCGGTCGAGGACCTCGCCACGCGGCCGATCCGGGTGGTCGACCCGGAGATACAGGCCTACTTCCGGGACGTCCTGGACCACCTGATGCGGGCCAAGGAACAGACAGCCGCCTTCGACGAACTGCTCAACTCGATTCTGCAGGCCCACCTCGCGCAGGTGACGGTGGCGCAGAACGAGGACATGCGCAAGATCACGGCATGGGCCGCAGTGATCGCCGTGCCGACCATGGTGTGCGGGGTGTACGGCATGAACTTCGACTACATGCCGGAGCTGCACTGGCGGTTCGGCTATCCGTTGGTCATCGGCGTCATAACCGCCGCCTGCGTGGTGCTGTACCGCGGTTTCCGGCGCAACGGCTGGCTCTGAGGCCCGCATACCAGCGGCGGCCGCCCCGCTGGGAGGGCCCGCTCGGTCAGCTCCGCCAGGCCGGATGGCGCGGGTCGTCGGCGCGCACCAGGACGTCTGCCGAGCCGGCCGGGTCGGTCTCGGTCTCGTAGCGCTCGAAGGCGGGCAGCGTCCAGTGCTCCGCCTCCGGCGTGCGGCGGCGCAGTGCTCCCGCGGAAAGGAGGAGGTGGACGGTCAGGTCGAAGGGGAACCAGTGGCGCAGCAAGAAGGGGCCGTGCAGCAACAGCAGCCCGCCGGACGGGAGGTCGACGTATGAGCTGCGGGTGGCGCGGTCGGTGACCGGGTCCCACAGGTCGGGCAGGACCCGGCCGTCACCGCCGGGTTCGAGCGGTCCGAAGACCTCGCGCCACAGGGCGCCCGTGTCGAGCCAGCCGTTGTAGTACGACTCCGGGTCCCGGCGGCCGTGTTCCAGCCGGAGGGACGCCGGGCGCAGGAAGCCCTCGGCGCCCACGACCAGCGAAGGGCGGCCACGCAGGCGCAGCGCCTCCGCGACGCGCTCGGCCAGGTCGCCGGGGCGGGCGGCGGGAGCGCCGTCGAAGGCGATGCGCGCCCAGGGGCCGCCGTCACCGGGCTCCAGGTCGAGCAGCCGCTCGGCGAGGAGGTCAGCGAGTCGTTCCCAGGTGATCGCTTCGAGTCGCACACGGCCCATGATGCGTCAGGAAAGGATCGGACGGGCCTTCGGATCAGGCGGACCGTTCGGATCGTTTGGCTCCCGGCCTCTCCGCGGGAATGAACGCGGTATGGCACCTCTGTCAACTCCGCCGCGTCGGACCGGACTTGTCGTCATCCAGCCGCTTCGGCGGAGGCACTGCGCGGAGTGCTGCCGTGGGCCGTTGCCCTTGCTGGTTTTCGAGGAGGGCGCGCCCCGCTGTCTGGACTGCGCCGATCTCGGGCACCTGGTGTTCCTGCCCCGCGGCGACACCGCCCTGACGCGCAGGTCGCGGGAGGAGAGCACGCTGTCGGCGGTGGTGGTGCGGTTCAACCGGCGCAAGAGCCGGTACGAGCGGCAGGGCGTCCTCGTCGAGGAGGAAGCCCTGGCCCGGGCCGAGGAGCGGTGCCTTGCGGACGCCGAGGCCCGGCGCCGGCGCCGGGCGCGGGACGCGCGGCGGCGGGCGGCGGAGGACGTACGGTTCGCGGACGCGTTCGCGGCGGAGATCCGGCGGCTGTTTCCCGGCTGCCCGGACGACCGCGCGCGGGCCATCGCCGCGCACGCCTCGCTGCGCGGCAGCGGCCGGGTCGGGCGCAGTGCGGCGGGGCGTGCGCTGTCCGAGGGGGCGGTCACATCGGCGGTCGTGGCGTCCGTACGGCACCTGGACACGCCCTACGACCGACTGCTGATGGGCGGGGTGGCGCGGCACGAGGCGCGGCGGCGGACGGCCGCGCGCGTGGACACGGTGCTGCGGGCATGGCGGGAGCCGGGGGCCGGTGCCTGCTGAGGCTCGACGCAGGCGGCAGGCGGCAGGCGGCAGGCGGCAGGCGGCAGGGGAACGAATGGTGAGGGAGGCGAGTGATGGGTGAGGGTGACGGGAAGTGGTGGTGACATGATCGGAGAACCGTATGTCGCCCTGACGGTGCTGGGGGTGCTCGGGACCGGGCTGGTGGCCGGGGTGTTCTGCGGCTTCTCGACGTTCGTGATGAGGGGGCTGGCCGCGTTGCCGCCCGCGCAGGGCGTCGCCGCGATGAACGCGATCAACGCGGCCGCCGTAGGGCCGGCTTTCATGATCGTGTTCACCGGTACGGCCGTGGTGTGCGCGGTGATAGCCGTGGTCACGTTCGTGCTGTGGCCGAACCAGGCGACGGTGGAACTGCTGCTGGGCAGCGCGCTCTACCTGTTCGGCTCCTTCGGGCTCACCCTGGTCACGAACGTGCCCCGTAACGAGGCACTGTTCAGGCTGGACCCCGGCACGCCCGAGGCCGTGGCGTACTGGCCGACGTACGTACGCGAGTGGACCATGTGGAACCACATACGCGCCGTCGCCTCGGCGGCCGCGGCGCTGTCCTACGTGCTGGCCCTGACCTGAGAGAAAGCGCTGTCGCGGCACTCTGCGCGCGGGGGCGATGGGACGTATCGTGGCCGAAGAGTGCCACCTGGTGTCGCACGGCCTTGTCGTACGCGTACGAGGGAGACGGCCATGGCCGATCCCAAGGGTTTCATGACCACGCCCAGGCGGGAGTGGCCCCGCAGGCCCGTCGAGGAACGGGTCCGCGACTGGAACGAGGTGTACGTTCCGGGCGCGCTGCTGCCGATCATCAGCAAGCAGGCCGACCGCTGCATGGACTGCGGCATCCCGTTCTGCCACGACGCCTGCCCCCTGGGCAACCTGATCCCCGACTGGAACGACCTGGTCTCCCGGGAGGACTGGCGGGCGGCGAGCGACCGGTTGCACGCCACGAACAACTTCCCCGAGTTCACGGGACGGTTGTGTCCGGCGCCGTGCGAGGCGGGGTGTGTGCTCGCGATCAACCAGCCGGCCGTCACCATCAAGAACGTCGAGTGCGCCATCGCAGACCGGGCCTGGGAGGAGGGATTCCTCCCGCCGCAGCCGCCGGACCGGCTGTCCGGACGGACCGTCGCCGTGATCGGGTCGGGGCCGACCGGGCTCGCCGCGGCCCAGCAGCTCACCCGGGCCGGGCACACCGTGGCCGTGTACGAGAAGGACGACCGGCTCGGCGGCCTGATGCGCTACGGCATCCCCGCCTTCAAGATGGAGAAGCACCATCTGGAGCGGCGGCTGGAGCAGATGCGGGCGGAGGGAACCAAGTTCCGCACGGCCGCGGCGGTCGGGCGGGACGTCGGGGCCGCGGAGTTGCGTACGCGTTACGACGCCGTGGTGATCGCCACCGGAGCCGCGGCATGGCGCGAACTTCCCGTACCCGGCCGCGAGTTGGCCGGGATCCATCAGGCGATGGAGTATCTGCCGCTGGCCAACCGGGTGTGCGAGGGGGACATCGAGGCGTCGCCGATCTCCGCGGCGGGCAGGCACGTCGTCATCGTCGGCGGCGGTGACACGGGGGCCGACTGTCTGGGCACCGCTGTGCGCGAGGGTGCCGCGTCCGTGACCCAGCTGGACATCTACGCGCAGCCGGAGGCGGAGCGGAACGAGGACACCGAGCCGTGGCCCACCTATCCCAAGATCTACCGGCTGTCGGCCGCCCACCAGGAGGCGGGGCACCTGCGGACGGCGCCCGCCGCGGACGCCGACGCGCGCCTGTTCGCGGCGTCGACGCTCCACTTCACCGGCGACGCGGACGGGCACGTGCGCTCGCTCCACCTGGTCGAGGTGGACGCGCGGCGGCGCCCGCTGCCGGGCACCGGGCGCACGCTCCCGGCCGATCTCGTGCTGCTCGCGCTCGGGTTCTCCGGGCCGGACCGGCGGGACGGGCTCATCGACCAGCTGGGGCTCGAGCTGGCGCCACGCGGCACGATCCTGCGGGACGCGGGCTTCGCGACGAACGTGCCGGGCGTGTTCGCGGCGGGGGACGCCGCGCGCGGACAGTCGCTGATCGTGTGGGCGATCGCGGAGGGGCGGGCGGTGGCGGCGGCCGTCGACCGTTTCCTGACGGGACGTTCGAGGCTTCCGGCACCGATCGGGCCGTACGACCGGCCGATGACCGTGTGAGGAGAGCGGAAACCGAAGACGGGGACACCGAACACCGGGACACCGAAGACCGGGACGCCGGGAAGTGCGGACACCGGGAAGTGCGGACACCGGGACGCAGGAAAGCGGAGTGGCGCCGGCCCCGGCGGCCCACTGGCCGTCGGGGCCCCCGGACCGCACCGTGGGGCCGGTAGTCCCTGCGCCCGGTCGTCACCCCGTCAGGGTTTGCGCGCCACCGCCCCGTAGCCCGGAATGACGCCGTCATCCTGCCCTGGCACCGGCTCGCCGAGTTCCGGGTGCCAGTGGTGGACGACCTCGACTCCGGGCTCGACGAGTTCCAGCCCGTCGAAGAAGTGGGCGAACTCCTCGCGGGAGCGCAGGGCGAGGGTGACACCGGCCGCCTTGAGCTTCTCGGTGGCGGCGGCCGACTCCTGAGGGGTGAAGTCCGCGGTGGCGTGGGTCATCATCAGGTAGCTGCCGGAGGGGAGTTCGGCAAGCAGCCGGGCCACCAGGTCGTGCGCCCCCTCCTCGTCGGACACGAAGTGCAGCAGGGCGACCAGGGAGAGCGCCACGGGACGGGTGAAGTCCAGCACCTTCCCGGCCCCGTCCAGGATGGCCGCGGGATCGCGCACGTCGGCCTGCAGGTACTCGGTGACACCCTCGGGCGTGCTGCGCAGCAGGGCCGCCGCGTGGGCCAGCACTATGGGGTCGTTGTCGCAGTAGACGACGCGCGCGTCGGGCGCGACCTCCTGGGCGACCTGGTGCAGGTTCGGCTCGGTGGGGATACCGGTGCCGATGTCCAGGAACTGCCGTACGCCGTGGCCGGCCAGCCAGCGCGTCGCACGGTGCATGAACGCGCGGTTGACCTTGGCCATCACCGGCACCCTCGGGTCGAGGGCCAGCATCTGCCGGCCCATCGCCTCGTCGACCGGGTAGTTGTCCTTGCCGCCGAGGTACCAGTCGTACATCCGCGCGGGATGCGGCTTGCTGGTGTCGACCTGGACGGCGTTGTGGTCGGTGTTGTGGTCGGTGTCCTGCCCGGTCATGCGGCACCTCGTAGGCATCTGAAGTGGAATGTGGTCAAGTTAGTACCGGAGAGTCAGCAAGTTGCGACAAACAGAGATAAAGAGCCGAGAGAAAAACGACAAAGCCGAGAGAACAAGGGCTTTGCAGGATCCGGTCGGTCAGGAGAGCAGGAAGTCCGCCTCCCCCGCCTTGGCGCCCTCGATGAAGGCGGTCATCTCGTCGGTGGTGTAGATGAGGGCCGGTCCGTCCGGGTCGGTGGACTGGCGCACCGCGATGCGGCCGTCGGCGAGCTTCATCGCTTCCAGGCAGTTGCCTCCGTTGCCGCCGCTCCACGGCTTGTGCCAGCCTTCGCTGCCCAGTTCCCGGGCGGGCATGCCGTTGTAGATGCGCTGGCCGCGGATCCTCGGCCTGGGCTGGGACGTGATGCGATCCATTACAGCTCCTTGCGGAGATCCCGGAGGATCTCCTTCGTGCGATGTGCCGTAGCGGCCTGCGCCGCCATGCGGTCCATGACCTCGAGGTGGGTCGCCACCTCGTTGCGCGCGTCCAGGTAGACGGCTCCGGTCAGGTACTCGCTGTAGACCATGTCCGGCAGTTCGGGCATGGCGAATCGGAACAGCACGAAGGGCCCGTACGTGCCGGGGTGCGGCCCCGAGGAGAACCGGGCGACCTGCAGCGTCACGTTGGGCAGCTTCGTGGCCTCGAGCAGCTTGTCGATCTGAGCACGCATCACCTCCGGGCCGCCGACGGGGCGGCGCAGCGCGGTCTCGTCGAACACGGCCCAGAACCTGGGCGCGTCGGAACGGGTGAGCAGTTCCTGGCGTCGCATGCGCAGCGCGACATGGCGCTCGATGTCCTCGGGGCTGGTCTGGCCGACGGCACCGGACTTGAGCACCCCGCGCGCGTAGTCCTCGGTCTGCAGCAGTCCGGGGACGAAGTGCGGCTCGTAGGAGCGGATGAGCGCGGCGGCGCCCTCCAGGCTGACGTACATCGAGAACCAGCCGGGCAGGATGTCGTGGAAGCGCTGCCACCAGCCGGGCCGGTTGGCGTCCTCGGCCAGCCGCACGAAGGCGTCGGCCTCTTCGTCGCAGACGCCGTACGCCTTCAGCAGAAGCTGGAGGTAGGGGATTTTGAGGGCGACCTCGGCCATCTCCATACGGCGGACCGTGGCGGGGGCGACGCGGAGGATGCGGGCGGCTTCCTCGCGTTTGAGTCCCGCGCGTTCCCGCAGGTCCAGCAGGCGCCGACCGAGCACGACCTGTCCGACGGTCGGCGCGGACCGCGGCTCGCTCATGCTTCCCCTCCCACTGGTGCTTTGGGCAGGAGCCCCGACAGGCAGTGCCGCCAGGGATCCTGACGGCACTGCACGGCTCGCCACGCGGCTCCGCACAGGCCTGCGGCGCCATTCGAAGACCTATTCGAAGACCTGACGGATCCTCGTCGATCTCAACTGGCGCCGCTCAACGTGCTGTTGCGAGCAGTGTGCCACGGCCCTTCACCACGTCACACAGCACTCTGCATTTTTCATAGTGACACTTGCCAAGTGTTCGCGGCGGGGAGATAGTGGCAAGCGTGATTCCGTCCCCGCCCTTAGGAACAGACGCCGCCGTGGGCCTCATCGGTCCCGGTGCCACCACGGGAGCGGGCCCCGACCGGGCCGTTGCCGAGCGCCGGTTCCGCTTCGAACTGGCCGCGCACCCGGGGTCCCCCGCACAGGCCAGACGTCTGACCCGGGCCCGGCTCGCCGGCTGGTCGGTGTGCGAGGACACCTGTGACACGGCGGTTCTGGTCGTCTCCGAGCTGGTCACCAACGCGATCGTGCACACCGCGAGCCACCAGGTCGTCTGCGAGCTGCACGAGGGTGACGGCCTGCTGCGCATAGCCGTGCACGACGAGGGCTGCGCTCCCGGTGAACCCCGTTCTCCGTCCGCGCAGCGGCCGGAGGAGGAACACGGGAGGGGACTTCTCCTCGTCGAGTCGCTGTGCCGGGCGTGGGGTGCGCAGGAGCACGGGACGGGACTCGTCGTGTGGGCGGAACTGCGGCGCGGCGGCGACACGCCACCAGAGGCGTACGGCTCACGCGACGCCCAGGAGGCGCACGGCTGTCGCGACGCTCGCGAGGCGCAGGACTCACGCGACGCCCAGGAGGCGCGCGGCGACCTGGGCTGGGGCGCCCGCCCGAAGCCGGGCCCGGCCCGCGAGCCGGGCGACGAGGACGCCTCCGAGGCCTACCACGGCCACCGCCAGGGGACCCCGCGGACACACCACCGGGACGACCCGAGGACACAGCGCGGAACGGGGGCCGTATGGCTGTGAGCGGCACCTCAGGCTCCGGCCAGGTGCTCAGCCTCGACTCTCTCGTCCGCCTCGGACGCGCCCAGCGCACGCCGGGCACACCCGGCACAGCCGGTGTGCCCCACCCGCCCCGCAGGCTGGTCGTTCCCGAAGGCATGCAGACCCCGCTGGGCTGCGACGCGGTGGCGGTGCCCGCCCGCTTCGGACCGCTGCTGATGCCCCGGCTGCCCCGCGTGGGATGCGTCTACGCCGACGAGACGCACTGGTGGTGGATCGTCCCGTCCGACTCCGACTACGCCCTTCGATGGCCGGCCCCCGCGCACTACGCCACCGGCGCCGTCCTGCCCGACGCCCCGCAGACACGGCCGCCCCGCCTCGTCCACCGGCCGGACGGCACACTCCCCTACACACCGCCGATACCCCTGTACCTGGCACTGTGCCGCGTGGCGGGCGCGACGCCGGCCTGGTCCCGCCCGGTCAGCGCGTAGGGCGACGGCCTGCGCGGCCCGCCGAGGGCCGCCCGAGCCCCTGGCCGGCGTCGGAGCACCAGGCAGGACCACCCGACCCGGTTCTTTCGTCCCCCGCGGCGCGCGCCCGCGCGCTTCGCCCGCCGGGCCGTGCGCCCTGCCCCGAGACGGCCCGCCCGGCCATAGTGGCCGTCCGTCCACGATCGGGGGAGGCCGTCGGTGGGGATGTTGCGCGGGCGCGGCAGCGAGGCGGGGCCGCCCGAGGTGTCGGAGTCGGAGCGGCTGCTCTTCGGCGGCCCGCTGCGCTACGACATGGGCTGGAACCAGCATCACGAGGCCTTCCTCGAGCTGAACTTCCGAGGCATGGTGCGGCGGCTGCCGGGACTGCTCGCCTCCAGCTTCCGGCTCGCCCGGCAGGCCGACCCGCGGGCCACGCGCACCGTGCTGGCCGCCGAGGCGGTCCGGGGCGTCGCCCAGGCGGTGAGCCTGCTCGCCGTGAACAACGTGCTGAGCCGGATGATCGCCGGCGGTGACCTGCAGAACCGGCTGCGCGGTGCCGTTCCCGCGCTGGTCGTCATGGCGGCGGTGATGCTGGTCGGCGCGCTGCTGCGGGCCGCGTCGACGTACGCGACCGGGCGGCTGGAGCCCAAGGTGGAGCGGGTGGCGACCGAGCTGTATCTGGAGCGGGCGGCGGCGGTGGAGCTGTCCGCCATCGAGGACCACGCGTTCCACAAACTGCTGGACACCGCGCAGTACGGCGCCTCCTCGGCCCGCCGGATGATCATGTACGGCACGCGCGTGGTGAACGCGATGATCTCACTGGTCGCGGCGGCCGGCGTACTGACCGTGCTGCATCCGCTGCTGCTCCCCCTTCTGGTGACCATGACGCTGCCGAGCGCCTGGAGCGCGCTGACGAACGCCAGGCGCCGCTACGAGTCCTTCCACATCTGGGTGCAGCACGCCCGCGCGGGACACCTGCTCAGCGGTCTGCTCACCGAGCCGGCGGCCGCCCCGGAGATCCGTGTGCACGGCGTGGGCCCGTTCCTGCTGCACCACTACCGGGAGATGTCGGAGACCGCGGAGGCGGAGCAGGCGCGGCTGGCCCGGCTCGCGGCTCGCACGGGCCTGTTCGCGGCTGCCTGGACGGGGCTGGCGACGGTGGCGACGTACGCGACGCTCGGAGTCCTGCTGCTGACCGGGACGATGGCGCTCGCGGTGGCCGGTACGGCGGTGATCGCGATCCGCACCGGCTCGGCGAGCCTGGACACTCTCGTGCTGGAGATCAACTCCCTGCACGAGGAGGCCCTCTTCGTGGGCGATCTGCAGCGCCTGTACGCCGAGGCGGCCGAGCGGGCGATCCCGGTGGGCGGGGAGGCACTGCCGGAGAACCCGCGGGAGATCCGCTTCGAGAAGGTCACCTTCAGCTATCCGGGTGACTCGGCCCGCCCCGCCCTCGACGACGTCAGCCTGACCATCCCGCTGGGCCGGATCGTGGCGCTCGTCGGCGAGAACGGCTCCGGCAAGACCACCCTGGTGAAGCTGCTCGCCGGCCTGTACGCCCCGGACCGGGGCCGGATCCTGTGGGACGGTGTCGACGCGACGGGAGCGGACCGGCACGCGCTCGCGGAGCGCATCGCGATGGTGGCGCAGGACTTCAAGCGCTGGCCCTTCACGGCGCGGGTCAACGTCGCGGTGGGCCGTTCGTCGGCGCCGCTCACCGAGGAGCGGCTGGCCGCCGCGGTCGCCGACGCCGGCGCCGAGGAGGTGGTCGCGGATCTGCCGCGAGGCCTGGACACCCTGCTGGCACGCAACTTCAGTGGCGGCCACGAGCTGTCCGGCGGCCAGTGGCAGCGGCTCGGCATCGCGCGAGCCGCCTACCGGCGGGGCCGGATCCTGATCGTGGACGAGCCGACGGCGGCCCTCGACGCCCGCGCGGAGGTGGAGGTCTTCGAGCGGATCCGGAGGCTGGCCGACGGCGGCCAGACGGTCGTCCTGATCACCCACCGGCTGGCCTCCGTGCGCCACGCCGATCTGGTGCACGTCCTCGACCAGGGCCGGCTCGTGGAGTCCGGCGCACCGGACGAGCTGCTGGCCACCGGTGGTCTCTACGCCGAGCTGTACGCGCTCCAGGCGGAGCAGTTCGCGGCGAAGGTCCCCGCGCAGGAGGCGGGCTGACGGCACAGGCAAACGCCGTCGTCGTCGCATCCTCCGACGGTCACCGGACAGGGCCACCGCGCCGGCACGGCCCTGCGCGAACATGCCACCGCGCCGGCACGACACCGCACAGACACGGCACAGCACGGACACGGCACCCTGCGGTGCGTGGTGTGGTGACGCGTGCGGGTCAGGCACGCACGCGTGAGTCACGCCGTGGCGTCACCGCCGGCCTCGCCGCTGCGGACGATCACCAGGAACGTATCCGTCGCGAGGTCCATCACGACCTCCGCGGGCAGGCCCTCCAGACGCCGCGCATGCGCGAACTCCTCCGCCGGCCACGACCCGCGCGGACCGCCGGCGGGAAAGCGTTCGAGCACCGTTCGCCCGTTCACCCTGCACCTCCATGTAGCGCTGTACTCGTAGAGTTAAACGCCAAGCATGGGGTGAAGGACCCGCTGGTGGCGGGACTGAGACGTACTTGACACGCCCATCACCCGAAAAGTGAGGATCGCGTCACAGTTTCGGCCCGGTCGGGCACGGTGCGCGTCAACCCGTACACCCTGCGTATTCACTCTTCTTGCTGTCACCACTTGCTTCACACCCCGCGCGCCGAGCGGGTCCGGCCGTGCGTGCCCGGCCATACGCGCCGGGCCGGGCACGACGCCGCGGACGCCGTCCTTCCGCGTTCCGGGAAGTGTCCGCCGCCGCCAACTCGGGCTCATGGGGCGCGCGTTGTCCTACCGTAGGACCATGGCGCTGCATCACCACAGTGACTGTCCGTGGCGGGTGAGGGTGGACGACGAGCAGGGAAACCCATGCGGTGCCGGGGTGCTCCTGGACGACTGGCACGTCCTGACCTGCGCACATGTCGTCCGTTTCGCCGGCGCGGAGCCCGGGGGACCAGCGGCCCGCGTACGCATCAGCAGCGTCGCCTGCCGCCCCGAGTGGACGCGCACCGCGCGGGTCGCCCCGGGTTCGTGGGTGCACGAGAACGGCACCCGGCGTGGTGACGTGGCACTGCTGGAACTCGACGAGTCGGCCGGGTGCGGCACCCGGACCACGCTGTGGAAGGTGCCCATCTCCGGTGGCACCGTGCGCGTGTACGGCTTTCCCCAGGCCGAACCGTACGGTATCGGGACAGACGCGGAGCTGGCGGGCTCCGGCGGCCGTCAGGGTGAGTGGGGCCTGCTGAAACAGCTGCGAGCGGGCGATCCGTGGATCGAGGAGGGTTACTCGGGCGCGGGTGTGGTGGCGCTGGACGGCAGGTTCGAAGGCCGGGTCATCGGGATGGTGGTGGCCGACTTCGTCAACGGTGACGCCCGCGCGGCCTGGATGCTGCCGACCGAGACGGTGCTGACGTACCTGCCGCAGATCAGGGAGTTCACCGGAGGCGACCGCACCGACGAACTCGCGCCGTCCGCAGGCGAGTTGCCCGGTGACGTGCTCGGTGACCCGCTGCGGCTCGCCCTGACCCGGGAGCTCACCCGGCTGCTCGACGACGGCTGGGCGGGCACCGTCGTCGTACGGACGAGCGGCTCGACCGGGGTGGGCGACTCCTGGCTGGTGCGCCTGGTGCGCACGGCCGATCCGGCGGCCCGGGCGACCGTCTCCGACGAGGAGCTCACCCGCGCACCCGGTGACACGGTCCTCAGGCTCGGGTCCATCGACGCGGCCTACGACGCCCGCGGCAGGACCGTCGCCGAGGTGCGCGACTACCTGGCCGGCAGGTTCGGCCTCGAGGGTGGATCCGTCGAGGCCGTGGTGGGACAGCTGCTGCACCGCACCCCGCCCGCCTGTCTGGTGGTGGGCAGCGTCGACCTGGCCGACGATCCGGATGCTCTCGTCCGGGAACTGCTGGGGCCGCTGGCCTTCCGTGCCCGCTCCCGCGGACTGCGTCTCGTCCTCGGCTTCGTCAACCGGCCACCGGGCGACCTCCCCCACGAGGTCTCCCTCGACCCGGAACCGCTCATCGGGGCCACCACCGGACGGGTGACCTCCGCCGAGGCCCAGGCCGCCGTCGGGCAGCTCGCCGCCGAGGAGGAAGCGGCGGCGCGGCTGCAGGAGGAGAAGGCATGGCAGTACTTCCGCGCGCCCCGGCTGCCGCAGGCC encodes:
- a CDS encoding ABC transporter ATP-binding protein, with protein sequence MLRGRGSEAGPPEVSESERLLFGGPLRYDMGWNQHHEAFLELNFRGMVRRLPGLLASSFRLARQADPRATRTVLAAEAVRGVAQAVSLLAVNNVLSRMIAGGDLQNRLRGAVPALVVMAAVMLVGALLRAASTYATGRLEPKVERVATELYLERAAAVELSAIEDHAFHKLLDTAQYGASSARRMIMYGTRVVNAMISLVAAAGVLTVLHPLLLPLLVTMTLPSAWSALTNARRRYESFHIWVQHARAGHLLSGLLTEPAAAPEIRVHGVGPFLLHHYREMSETAEAEQARLARLAARTGLFAAAWTGLATVATYATLGVLLLTGTMALAVAGTAVIAIRTGSASLDTLVLEINSLHEEALFVGDLQRLYAEAAERAIPVGGEALPENPREIRFEKVTFSYPGDSARPALDDVSLTIPLGRIVALVGENGSGKTTLVKLLAGLYAPDRGRILWDGVDATGADRHALAERIAMVAQDFKRWPFTARVNVAVGRSSAPLTEERLAAAVADAGAEEVVADLPRGLDTLLARNFSGGHELSGGQWQRLGIARAAYRRGRILIVDEPTAALDARAEVEVFERIRRLADGGQTVVLITHRLASVRHADLVHVLDQGRLVESGAPDELLATGGLYAELYALQAEQFAAKVPAQEAG
- a CDS encoding serine protease, whose translation is MALHHHSDCPWRVRVDDEQGNPCGAGVLLDDWHVLTCAHVVRFAGAEPGGPAARVRISSVACRPEWTRTARVAPGSWVHENGTRRGDVALLELDESAGCGTRTTLWKVPISGGTVRVYGFPQAEPYGIGTDAELAGSGGRQGEWGLLKQLRAGDPWIEEGYSGAGVVALDGRFEGRVIGMVVADFVNGDARAAWMLPTETVLTYLPQIREFTGGDRTDELAPSAGELPGDVLGDPLRLALTRELTRLLDDGWAGTVVVRTSGSTGVGDSWLVRLVRTADPAARATVSDEELTRAPGDTVLRLGSIDAAYDARGRTVAEVRDYLAGRFGLEGGSVEAVVGQLLHRTPPACLVVGSVDLADDPDALVRELLGPLAFRARSRGLRLVLGFVNRPPGDLPHEVSLDPEPLIGATTGRVTSAEAQAAVGQLAAEEEAAARLQEEKAWQYFRAPRLPQAAAPRLRVRLSVARTTEPNPELGAVHDEAVRALAGTEDYGRAVRRMIRTHQDLSTSLELHRVRAARYFGDEDRRLGELHAPAARALQTVPIDLKAARKLVRRYTDEVNRRIDEG
- a CDS encoding helix-turn-helix transcriptional regulator; the protein is MSEPRSAPTVGQVVLGRRLLDLRERAGLKREEAARILRVAPATVRRMEMAEVALKIPYLQLLLKAYGVCDEEADAFVRLAEDANRPGWWQRFHDILPGWFSMYVSLEGAAALIRSYEPHFVPGLLQTEDYARGVLKSGAVGQTSPEDIERHVALRMRRQELLTRSDAPRFWAVFDETALRRPVGGPEVMRAQIDKLLEATKLPNVTLQVARFSSGPHPGTYGPFVLFRFAMPELPDMVYSEYLTGAVYLDARNEVATHLEVMDRMAAQAATAHRTKEILRDLRKEL
- a CDS encoding ATP-binding protein; translation: MPSVRGGEIVASVIPSPPLGTDAAVGLIGPGATTGAGPDRAVAERRFRFELAAHPGSPAQARRLTRARLAGWSVCEDTCDTAVLVVSELVTNAIVHTASHQVVCELHEGDGLLRIAVHDEGCAPGEPRSPSAQRPEEEHGRGLLLVESLCRAWGAQEHGTGLVVWAELRRGGDTPPEAYGSRDAQEAHGCRDAREAQDSRDAQEARGDLGWGARPKPGPAREPGDEDASEAYHGHRQGTPRTHHRDDPRTQRGTGAVWL